Part of the SAR324 cluster bacterium genome, TGGGGATAATGCTGTCGATTCTGATCAGGCTTGTTGAACAAAAAAGAAATCAAATAAAAACACTTAAAAAAAGAGAATATGAGGCAATGATCAACATCCAGCAGACACACATCATTTTATGTGTTTCTGGTGCGTTTATCATGATTCTGATCAACAAGAGTCTGGCAAATGCGTTGGGGTTGGTTGGAGCTCTGAGTATCATCAGATTCAGAACAGAGTTGATTTCTCCCATTGAAGGCTCTCAGATTATTGTGATGCTGACCATTGGCATGGCCTGTGGGCTACAATTATATTCACTGGCATTCTTCATGGCCGTGACCATCGGGTTGTTGCTGGTGATTATGATGACTTTCAGCGTTAAAGCTATCAATGAATTCAATAAGCAAAAGGATTTGGTGAAACAGGAAGGTTTGATGAAAGAACCAGTTGAAGAGATGTGATGAAAAGTATCAGCGGTAAAATATTAAAACTGTTACGCTCTGTAATCGGCATGACATTACTTATTGCCGGGTGCGGTGACGTCAGGCAGTCTCCATTTGAAGAAAAATCGTATGCTCCTGAGCTAGTGGAAAATAGAAGTATTTATCAGAATGAGCCACAAAGTGTTTTGGCTGTACACATTACGACGTTACCGGAACCCGGCGGTTTTACGTTAGACGATGTCAACAATGACAATGATCCATTTGATACTTTCGAGCCTGAAGTAAAGGTCCTCTTCAAGGAAGGAAAATTTGGACAAAATCTGACTGTTGCCAATGCGGCCTTGCGCCAACGTGGACATTCGACACGTGAAGCTCTACAAAAATCATATCGTGTTAAATTATTCAGTTCGACAGAACTCTGGCGGAATAACCGGTCGATTCACTTGATGAAGCATCCCTATGATTTGACCCGTGTTCGAAATAAATTGAGTTATGATTTATTTAAAACGATTCCAGATTTTGTCGGTGCTCAAGTTCTGTTTGTGCATTTATACATTGATGAAACAGATTACGGTCTTTACACGACGATAGATAATTTTGATAAATATTATCTACAGCAACGGGGCTTTACAAAGGGACAGTTATATAAGGCTGAGAATTTTACATTCAACTTGTCAAAGTTTTTAAAGTTAAAGGAAGATCCAGCGTATAATATTGAAGATTTTGAAACGGTTTTGGGAATTGATGGAAATGATGATCACTCAAAGCTGATTCACATGTTGAAAGATATCAATAATTATTCCATCCCCATAAATACCGTAATAGATCGATACTTTAATAAATCAAATTATTTGACATGGTTAGCCATTAATATTCTGACAGGGAATTTTGATACATTCGCACAGAATTTTTATCTGTACAGTCCTAAAAATTCTCAATACTGGTATTTTTTCCCGTGGGATTATGATGGGGCCTGGGGCTTTAATTTTCAACCTAACGAGAATGGAAAAAATGTAAAACGATGGAATCTCGGAATTTCAAATTGGTGGAACAGCATATTGCATCAGCGGTTTTTAATGGTTCCGGAAAATATGGGTCTGTTGAATAAAAAAATAGATGAAATTAAAACAAAATATTTGAATCCATCAAAGATTCAAAACCTGTTGGAGCAATATAAAATAATGGTTCGA contains:
- a CDS encoding DUF4956 domain-containing protein; the encoded protein is MSDFVFKELFYFEVPQISAGMFQSVSIALVLGIMLSILIRLVEQKRNQIKTLKKREYEAMINIQQTHIILCVSGAFIMILINKSLANALGLVGALSIIRFRTELISPIEGSQIIVMLTIGMACGLQLYSLAFFMAVTIGLLLVIMMTFSVKAINEFNKQKDLVKQEGLMKEPVEEM
- a CDS encoding CotH kinase family protein, with the protein product MKSISGKILKLLRSVIGMTLLIAGCGDVRQSPFEEKSYAPELVENRSIYQNEPQSVLAVHITTLPEPGGFTLDDVNNDNDPFDTFEPEVKVLFKEGKFGQNLTVANAALRQRGHSTREALQKSYRVKLFSSTELWRNNRSIHLMKHPYDLTRVRNKLSYDLFKTIPDFVGAQVLFVHLYIDETDYGLYTTIDNFDKYYLQQRGFTKGQLYKAENFTFNLSKFLKLKEDPAYNIEDFETVLGIDGNDDHSKLIHMLKDINNYSIPINTVIDRYFNKSNYLTWLAINILTGNFDTFAQNFYLYSPKNSQYWYFFPWDYDGAWGFNFQPNENGKNVKRWNLGISNWWNSILHQRFLMVPENMGLLNKKIDEIKTKYLNPSKIQNLLEQYKIMVRPVVTVKPDLFLLPTKNDNDQIGEYDQEFSKLAEQIEIHYQLYKNAEERPMPIFLGKPELLNGEWFFQWEASYDLQGDAITYDFQISTNPLFSAPDIVFAALSLPENVLSYSVALNPGTYYWRIIIRDTKNPQENWQIPYDSYVVNRVRYDGILKLVVPSVP